One Vicia villosa cultivar HV-30 ecotype Madison, WI linkage group LG5, Vvil1.0, whole genome shotgun sequence genomic window, ACTACTCTAATTTTTTTGTATGACAATTTAAAACGGTGTAATGGTTATACTATTATGCCAATTGATTACATGCACATGAACTAACTTTTTTCCTTAACACATGCCACCTCTCATCATTATGAAAATTTTAGTTTGTaatctttaattttcttatatagGCCAATCtatttagtatatatatatatatatatatatatatatatatatatatatatatatatatatatatatatatatatatatatatatatatatatatatatatatatatatatatatatatatatatatatatatatatatatatatatatatataaaaggcttCATAGGTTTTTTTTAATAGTCTAAGTTtaacctatttaattaaataagcttttaaaaaagcctaagcctattatttttattaaataggttTGGTCTGACTTGGTCTTAAGTAGGCTAGACTATAGGCCCCTGTAGATCAGCCTGACCTATTTCCGCCCCTATGTGTGAACAATTATGGATGAATCAAGAATATATTTTCGAACGCACCCCAATTTAAAAAAATGCTAACAAGAATTTAttcgaaaatacatttttaaACTCACCTTAATTTTACTAAAGCAAAGCATAGTGTCCGTAGAAGTACATCTCTAAAATATCTTTTGAGACAAAATTGAGTTTCTAAGGTACATATTAATCTAAAACTTATATAAATAAGGATATTATTATACTTGTTAGCACAAACTCACATAACATAATACGCATATCTCGCTTTTACCTACTGCAACGGTGAGAAGTCCCCTCTTGAATTTAGATTCTCATAGATCAGTTGTCTTGTTGATCTAAAATTAATACTAAATATGTACTCAGACAATCGAAGAGTTGTGAATCTTTATTATCGTTCACCTTTAGTTAACAACGAGGAGAAGACACAGTTCAATAATTTTGAGCTTAAGACGGGTGAAGATTTAACTGTTATGTGAAGTACATTTCACCGTTACGAAAAATAAAGGTATGATCGAGGTGGATGTTAAGAATGCGAGATCAACCAAAGATATTCCAAAGATATTAAAATGTCATACTTTCTCTATTAtcttttataagcaaattttactTTTTAAGTTCATTCAATAAATGATGGATATAGTCTATATGTAATCCAAATACATCATttattgaatgaatctaaaaagtaaattaaaaCATGTGTTagctatttaagaaaattaaaacaCTACTCCCATATTAAAGGTACTTCATAGTATCTAACTAACTTGAAATGATAATCCAAGTAAATTGGATATTTACCTTAAAAAGTTAATGGAAATTAAATATCAACTTCCTACCTAGGATTAATCAATGCCCCTCTTATCCCTATTTTACCCTTCTTTTTtcgtaaatacacatcaattttaatttaaaaccgGTCACGaacatcaaaataaaatttttatatttgattttttttacagttgattttaaatttgtattttttttgaaaaaaaaaacgattTTTTGGTACTttcgaataaaaaaaataatttttcattttttcaaaaagacTCTGTTTtcggaaaaaaaattgattttattttttccgATAAAGTacgattttcgtatttattaaaaaactcaattttttcgtatTCCCTTTCGTATTTTCGAAAGAACTTGATTTTTTACAAATTTAGAAATAGAAtcgattttttttcttatttataaaaaatgattttttttcatattttcaaaaaaaattatttttttgataaaaatcttttcgtatttccgaaaaaatcgaattttcatatttccaaaaaaCACCATCgattaaaatcaattttgacTATTTtctaaaaaactcgatttttcgtatttttgaaaaaaaaaactcattttttttcgtatttcctaaaaacaataaatttttcatattttcaaaaaaattcgaCTTTTTcgtattttttgaaaaaactcgtttttttttatgtttttagaaataaaatcaattttttgtatttgttgaaaaaaatcaactttatcattttctttaaaaaactgatttttttgtattttcaatttttatttatttatttgtatttctgaaaaaattggatttttcagAAAATActttttagtttttagtttttaatttttattttggttatggatGTCCAATACTtgaatttggttaaaaccatatttataaaatatacaaaatatggatttggttAAAAACTATATTAAAATTAACCGATTTTTCATATAATGGAAATTGGGTAGACCTTTACTTGAAATGTAGAGTGGTCCaaagtaggggtgttcaaaaatatggttaattgaaTTGTATACTGGAACTGAACTGAATTGCACCATAAAAAAACTGAACcacttaaatggttaatgaactgaaccatttaatttaaacaattcagatTCAGTTCAAAATTGGTTCAAAACCAGTTTTCttttataaactggtttaattatataaatgaattttttatagaaaaataaaaaatcatattttttccaaaaaattataaaataaaaaaaaattccgaaaaaaaaaatctgaaagtaaaaaaatatttttttcttgaaaataaaacaaaatctgaaaattaattattttctaaaaatttcaaaaaaaaactgaTTATATTATATGAACTATGAAggctaaatataatatattttgtacTATACATAATAGTGTCAGTTTTTCCTTTGTCAAATTGCAAATATCTATTTGTAATTTAAGTTTTGTGTCCACTTAAAATAGTTAATTTGTTTGACTGAACATATGACTAAATTAgttcttttattttgattaattaatttcaagaagcttaataatttattaatgatTTCATAATCTCATATAAGTCATCTATAAAATTTGTATTTGCAAGAAAATTTTAGTGTTTCAGAATAAAGGAAAATATTCTATGAGAAAAATTGAAATTCAATGTGTGCATCAACACAATGTGATTAAgcagtttataaaataatatgattttaaataaaatagttgaGATCACATAATGTTTATAAATggtttttctattcttttattttaaattcttaaaAAATAATTGGAAAGAATATGTGTGCAGTTCCTTGGAGATTTCAATTGTTTATGTGTGCATTTGTGGAGATTTCAAATTTGTGGATTTCCAATTTTAAAACACCAACCGAAACAAGcatacataatatatatatatatatatatatatatatatatatatatatatatatatatatatatatatatatatatatatatatatatatatatatatatatatatatatatatatatatatatatatatatatatatatatatataatgtgtgCATTTGAAGATTTAGATTTGAAGAATCCTGGAGGCCGAATCTTGGAAATCCACAAATTTTCAAAACACCAACCGAAACAAAcagattaattttaaaataatttttaatataaaattgtttttgttttttgacaAAGAATATAAAATTGGTTATATAACTATAAATTGGTTTTAAACCGGTTTATATACAAATTGGTTTTAAACTGGTTTAAATATACAAACCGGTTTAAACCAATTCATAATTGAATTAAAACTGTTTTAACAATTAACTGAATTGTTATTAATGTGGTTATtaaaaactgaactgaaccatttaTGTGGTTCGGTTCAGTGCAGTTTatgaaccatgaacacccctagtcCAAAGATAGCTCACGTGGGGATCGCACAATGCTGGGACGCGTATTTCTGTTCAAAGAACGTTCTAGTTCAAATCTGGATGAACAATACCTACAGAACTTTACCTAGGTTTTTTCCATTAAGAAATTATTTCTCATTCTAATGCCACAAGGAGAAAAACGGAAGGTCGTTTCCATTAAGAAATTATTTCTCATTCTAATGCCACAAGGAGAAAAACGGAAGGTCGTAAGTTATCGTTGATACCCaacaaatatatttttacttTTGAACTGTAGTATGAAATCATTTTCAATATCATGCAAGTAACGACATCATTATAAGTTATAACACtattattcataaaaataatttattttgagaGTAATAATTATTACACTTGGCCACTGCCTAGTATCTGTTTTTAGTGAAACACGCCTGGCTAGGAGCTGATAGAAAGTTACTCCACTAACTGGGATGTATTTATTACCACAACGGATAAATAGACAAGATACGGCATGATGTCGGAAGAAAAAGCTCCCAGGATTCCATCATATACAATACCGCAAACAAATACCAATCGGGTAGTCACTGACTAGATACAGCAAATGAAAGAATCATACTTGTTCGAAGCAATATAACTCCTCACTCTTATTTAACTGATATTTATATCAACTCATCCTCTTCGTCTAGCAATGTGAACGAGAAAGGGTGGAACTTGTAACCATCTCCTTCATAAAACTTGTTTTGGTACTCCACCCAGTGAAGCCTCAATGCATGCAAGAAGGCACTCAGAGTTTCCATGACAAGTAACACTCCAACGGTTGCGAAAATGAAAACAATGAGACCCACTATCAGGATAAGCCAATTATTGTACCTGAAATATCAGACAGAACAATTACCAATCATTCCCAACATTATCAGGATAAAAGAAAATGCAACAGAAATTTCTAAACATAACATACCCCCATGCCATAAGCAGAACCTTCTCGTAGAACACACTTGATAACTCTGAATGAGCAAGACTGGTACAAAAAGAAAAACATTAGTAAACGTATAGTTGTAGTTTAGCATTGCATAAAACAAATCTATAGGTAAATAGACAAACAAAAATCATGTGAGGTTCCAATCTTGTATCTCTTGTAGGGCTACATCATTATTAATAGAATAGGATGTGCCATTTATAGACATACCTAAGGGCCCACAGACGAAGGTAAGAAGCTGTATTAGATACTGCTCCAAGTACAAATTCTATAGTGTGTATGAGTTGATGTACAAAAATTTCACTGAACTCGAATTCCGCATGACCGTGGGAATCATGATTTGATTCCACCTGCAAGCTTTCCTCTGTGTTTGAAAGTGGTGCATAGGATTCTTCTTCGTGCCTCTGAATTAAGATAAATATTAGATCCAGAGCAAAATGAAAGTTTCAGGGAAGAACAAATGGAAAACATAATAAAAGTAAGCATACAGCTTCATGTTGTTTCTTCAAAATAAAGGGTTTTGGCAACAGCATCCAGGGCACGGCGACAAAAGCCAGAAGCAGAAGCACGAGCTAGTAGAAACAGAACAGAGCATGTAAGTATTACTCAGAAAAATACTATTAACAAGTTTTTTTGGGGGGGATTAGGAGCTACCCAACCTGAAGATTTTTCTGACCCTCGAAGAGTTGGTTCTCGCCCAAATCATCTGTTGGACTCAAGAACATGTAGATCATTACATGGTACAAATCAGCTTGAGAACCCGTGATCCACTTCACAATGATAAGGAGGGATAGGTAGCCAAATAGACTGTTAAGAAAGATCACCTGGGGGATAAATTGGAACCTGAAAGAGTGATACAtcgaaataaaaattatatacatCAATTTAAAATACGTAAGCAAGTTCATAGAAATAGAACGACTCGGTGATGATTGCAGATGAGAACACCTGCAAAACTGCTTGggaaaattttcaaaaccatTTCTAATGATAAATGTTACCATTCAAATACATGTTAACTTACCATACATTTACGTGGTTCTTAAAGAACCTGGCATTGGCATAGCTCATTATAATTCCAAGGTTCATTTGAGCAACCCCAAGAAGAATTGACATTTTCATTTTCAAAGAGTTCAGGAATGGTAATTCACTACGTGTACCATGCCATACAGGATCCACTCCAAAAGGGTAAGTGCGACGCGCTTTTATCAGCCCTATTGTGGTAGAATCCCTGCATCAAAAAGTATGTAAATAAAAGAACAGTGACTAAATCTCTAATAGCATAAAGGATAGTATTGATTTATAAATTAAGGGATTTGATTCACCTGCAAGAAAGGTCACGGCACGCATATGCAGAGGGGCCAAAGAGTTCAAATGGAACAGAAAAGAACTCGTTATAGATCAGGCCAGTGTAGATCGAGAAGAGTGACATCATGAAAATAACATAGCGACCTCCAAAAGTCATATCTGTGATGTCATCAAGCTTCTGCATTCATCCAAAGACTCAATGTTAGAAGACTGTTACACATACATTCACGAGACATATTTATGCAACAGGAGCAACAGTAATACACATCACCCAGCAAAGATTGTTGGCGAATTATAAATTGTAATATATCAATCCGAAAACTTCTCACAGTTGATCAAAATTTTAAGTTTTCTGGAAAAATAGCAAAAATGAAATTCTAGTCAAGCCTTAGAGTTGCATTGGTAATAGTTGGTGAAGTCCTTTTCAACGACTAAAAGGACCAGCGGTTGAGCACTGATTCCGTCTTCACTAAGGAGATGGGACTAACTTACGCACTAACataccaaaaaaaaagaaattttagccTTCCTATTATAAGGTAAAACTGTTCACTCTTGATGCCCGGTATTAGAGATATAGGATAGCTAGTCTATTTTAACTAATTTAGTCATCACCTAGAAGATAACTAACTAACTATAAGTTAGTTATCATAGATGTCTAGATAAGCAGCCACACGTCAGTTTGTAATAGGTATAACCTGCTATAGCAGGCAAACAGTATGCACCTATAAACGATTTCTATTACACGGtcttgaaagaaagaaaaaaaatccaaatgcCCTCAATGATCAAACAGCAACATAAACATTGGAAAATTTATTAAACTATTGTACGTGATGTGCTGTATACTACATAGTTACAGAAAGATCAGTTACTGACCACATAAACATAAATGAGGCTACCTAAGCTTTTTCTTTAATGAACAAGGTAATGTTTCTAGGAATGCCAATTGAACTCAGACCGGCTTAAATGGGTCTGCTGGGTTTAACCCACCTAAATTTTTTGGGCATGGGCGTAGGCTTAGTTAATAGGCCAATTCTGTTTTATACATAATTAGGATTTGGAAGTTTTTTGAACAATTTTGGAGTTGCATGAGATGTTTAACTACtacaaatttgaacaaaaatgcatagttaatttttgaagaaaaaaaaaaagacattaaGGGAAAATATACTCCATCTAACAAAATATGTGTAACAGATCAACAACTTCGGAGTTGCATGAGATGTTTAACTACtacaaatttgaacaaaaatgcatagttaatttttgaagaaaaaaaaagacattAAGGGAAAATATACTCCATCTAACAAAATATGTGTAACAGATCTACGAGAGTCTTGATCCAAATCAAGGTTCTTTTCTTAAATGTGAGTATGGAAACAAATACTTTAGAGTGCCCTATCCAAATCTTGCCCATTGTCCTCCCTGAATGTTTCAAGATATACACTCGCCATCAAAGCACAAAAGAGATGCTCATACATATTCTAGAAAGGTGGAGATAGTCTACCTAATTTTCTtcattgaagtgtaaaacctagccttttgtatgaTTTTAAAAGGATGGATTTACAATACAAACTAAAAGAGTACCTGGCTAGAAAGTTTCTTCTCCCTGATTATGAAATATAGAGCTGCCAGCAGTAAACATATTCCATGCCCCCAATCACCGAACATTACAGCGAAAAGAAATGGAAAGGTAACTACAGTAAACACAGTAGGATTTGCCTCTTGATATTTAGCAACCCTGAAATGTTCATATAAAAAACTCAGAATATAAGATACATGTCTTTCAAAAGCAGAAGTAAAAACAAATTCATTAATTCTTAAGATAATTGCACCACTAAttgtaaaaacaaaacaaatcagcCTTATAAGATTTAGTGGTAGTCAAGGTGCACGGAAAGTGGTGGCATGTCAACCAGTGGAGGCCGGAGAGTATTGGCGACAACGACAATAAGGTTCTGAGCAGATTTAGTGAGGAGTGAAGCAGTGGTAGTGGTGTTGAGC contains:
- the LOC131602089 gene encoding V-type proton ATPase subunit a3-like, coding for MGEVARGGCCPPMDLFRSEPMQLIQLIIPIESAHCTVSYLGDLGLLQFKDLNSEKSPFQRTYATQIKRCGEMARKLRFFKEQMLKAGVSPKDSTAQVDVNIDDLEIKLSEIESELTEMNANGEKLQRTYNELVEYKLVLQKAGDFFHSAQSRAIEQQREYESRQLSGDSMEVPLLQDQELPGDSSKAVKLGFLAGLVPREKSMAFERILFRATRGNVFLRQTTVEDPVTDPVSGEKTEKNVFVVFYAGEKVKAKILKICDAFGANRYPFAEELGKQAQMITEVSGRLTELKTTIDAGLSHRVNLLENLGTQFEQWNLLVRKEKSIHHTLNMLSLDVTKKCLVAEGWSPVFATNQVQDALQRASKDSNSQVSAILQVLHTRELPPTYFRTNKFTSSYQGIIDSYGVAKYQEANPTVFTVVTFPFLFAVMFGDWGHGICLLLAALYFIIREKKLSSQKLDDITDMTFGGRYVIFMMSLFSIYTGLIYNEFFSVPFELFGPSAYACRDLSCRDSTTIGLIKARRTYPFGVDPVWHGTRSELPFLNSLKMKMSILLGVAQMNLGIIMSYANARFFKNHVNVWFQFIPQVIFLNSLFGYLSLLIIVKWITGSQADLYHVMIYMFLSPTDDLGENQLFEGQKNLQLVLLLLAFVAVPWMLLPKPFILKKQHEARHEEESYAPLSNTEESLQVESNHDSHGHAEFEFSEIFVHQLIHTIEFVLGAVSNTASYLRLWALSLAHSELSSVFYEKVLLMAWGYNNWLILIVGLIVFIFATVGVLLVMETLSAFLHALRLHWVEYQNKFYEGDGYKFHPFSFTLLDEEDELI